In Thalassophryne amazonica chromosome 4, fThaAma1.1, whole genome shotgun sequence, a genomic segment contains:
- the dnajc30b gene encoding dnaJ (Hsp40) homolog, subfamily C, member 30b: protein MTEVGRRLRHVYRLSAVTNGLRRPASLSLDFIQESSSIGRRETKSKAGRDKYYKVRKRVNGYGGAGGIFPHHTCLTTDWSPLALDYSSGRIQGLKAALQPVLLNRGWGCPGAFLKSAQQLRAFCTVHFILSEGQRSAQRHGRPRRHCRDPSQPARSYSGEQDKFLLYRSRTAYYDILSVSRSSTQAQIKTAYYKQSFIYHPDKNPDNKEATHRFSQISEAYIVLGNINLRRRYDRGILSQFDIQNAGKPSSKDTSGKTAEAPLQHQQRVKPVSQFGGKPMFDFDAFYQAHYGEQLQREQEWRARKQRFKEQKKDNTLNSKGWVAMHVGVCVVGLMFLLGMK, encoded by the coding sequence ATGACCGAGGTCGGCCGGAGGCTGAGACATGTTTACCGGCTATCCGCGGTTACAAACGGCCTCAGACGTCCTGCTTCTTTGTCCCTGGACTTTATTCAGGAGAGCTCCAGCATAGGTCGGCGggagacaaaaagcaaagcaggGCGAGACAAATACTACAAGGTGAGGAAACGTGTGAATGGATATGGAGGAGCCGGAGGGATATTCCCCCATCACACCTGTTTGACAACGGATTGGTCTCCTTTGGCCCTGGACTACAGCTCAGGAAGGATACAGGGTCTGAAAGCAGCTCTGCAGCCTGTCCTGCTGAATAGAGGCTGGGGGTGTCCAGGAGCCTTCCTGAAGTCAGCGCAGCAGCTCAGAGCTTTTTGCACCGTGCACTTCATTCTGTCTGAGGGTCAGAGGTCAGCACAGAGGCATGGCAGACCCAGGCGGCACTGCCGTGATCCTTCACAGCCAGCTAGAAGCTACAGCGGGGAACAAGATAAGTTTTTGCTCTACCGGAGCAGGACAGCCTATTATGACATCCTCAGCGTGTCCCGCAGCAGCACCCAGGCCCAGATTAAGACGGCCTACTACAAGCAGTCCTTCATCTACCACCCCGACAAGAACCCAGACAACAAGGAAGCCACCCATCGCTTCTCTCAGATCAGCGAAGCCTACATTGTGCTGGGAAACATCAACCTGAGGAGGCGGTATGACCGAGGCATCCTGAGCCAGTTTGACATCCAAAACGCAGGGAAGCCGTCCTCCAAAGACACCTCTGGAAAAACTGCAGAGGCACCACTGCAGCATCAGCAGAGGGTCAAGCCTGTCTCTCAATTTGGAGGGAAGCCTATGTTTGACTTTGACGCCTTCTACCAGGCCCACTACGGAGAACAACTACAGAGGGAGCAGGAGTGGAGAGCCAGGAAACAGCGCTTCAAGGAGCAAAAGAAGGATAACACACTCAACTCGAAGGGATGGGTGGCCATGCATGTGGGAGTTTGTGTTGTAGGATTGATGTTTTTGTTAGGTATGAAATAA
- the bud23 gene encoding probable 18S rRNA (guanine-N(7))-methyltransferase → MTSSCRRPEHSAPPDVFYNEEEAKKYSQNSRMIEIQSQMSERAVELLNLPDGQPCYLLDVGCGSGLSGDHLSEEGHFWVGVDISTAMLDVALGREVEGDLLLGDMGHGMPFRPGTFDGCISISALQWLCNADKKTHSPPKRLYTFFSTLYASLARGSRAVFQIYPENSEQLELITAQAMRAGFSGGMVVDYPNSSKAKKFFLCLFAGVSGVLPKGLGLETLERTVAQHVQYSGQRCRFKNMKGKSVKKGRDWILEKKERRRRQGRDVRPDTKYTGRQRKPHF, encoded by the exons ATGACCTCCAGCTGTCGACGGCCCGAACACTCTGCTCCTCCTGATGTG TTCTacaacgaagaagaagccaagaaATACTCTCAGAA CTCTCGAATGATTGAGATCCAGAGCCAGATGTCAGAGAGAGCTGTAGAGCTGTTGAATCTACCAGACGGGCAGCCGTGCTACCTGCTGGATGTTGG GTGTGGCTCGGGACTCAGTGGAGACCATCTGTCAGAGGAGGGACATTTTTGGGTTGGAGTCGACATCAGTACTGCAATGTTGG ATGTTGCATTGGGGAGAGAAGTAGAAGGAGATCTTTTACTTGGAGACATGGGCCACGGGATGCCTTTCCGGCCCGGAACCTTTGACGGCTGCATCAG TATCTCTgctctgcagtggctctgtaatgcaGATAAGAAGACACATAGTCCCCCAAAGAGACTCTACACCTTTTTCAGTACTTTGTATGCTTCTCTG GCGAGAGGCTCACGTGCAGTTTTTCAGATTTACCCAGAGAACTCCGAACAG CTTGAGCTGATCACGGCTCAGGCCATGAGGGCCGGCTTCAGTGGAGGCATGGTGGTGGACTACCCCaacagcagcaaggccaaaaa GTTTTTCTTGTGTTTGTTTGCTGGAGTATCAGGAGTTCTTCCCAAA GGACTTGGACTGGAAACATTGGAAAGAACTGTTGCACAGCATGTCCAGTATTCAGGACAGAG ATGCCGTttcaaaaacatgaagggaaaatcTGTGAAGAAGGGAAGAGATTGGATCTTGGAGAAGAAGGAGAGGAGGAGACGACAGGGACG GGATGTCCGCCCAGACACAAAGTACACTGGACGTCAGAGAAAACCTCATTTCTAG